Part of the Neorhodopirellula lusitana genome is shown below.
CCGTCGCAGCCATCTGTTCAAGCTGGGGAAGTACTTTTTCCCGGATGACAGTCTTCAATTCAACTTGCGTTCGGTCTAATTCTTCCATCTCTTTTGCTTCGCTATCGCGTTTGCTGTTGAGGTCAAAATAAACTTCATCGATCATCTTTGAAAAGGATTTGTTTCTGTCGCCTGTCATGTTTGTTGCTCGTGCTAAATCGGAAATAGGTATCAGTGAGTAGGTCTCGCCCGCCTCCAATTAGCTAGGCTCATTTTCTCGCCAAGCATGTCGGTAATTCCGTCAGGATTCCACAAAAAAAGCCCGCATGACCATTCACGCGGGCTTACGAAGGATTCAGCCATTCTTTTTGCTAAAGCCTTGAACATCAATCGGTGGGTAGCACCGCACGACTGATGGAATGAAATCATGAACAATTACGGCGACCAGCTCAGGGATGTCTTCTGCTCAGACAGCGTCCAGAGTTTGGCAGCCGCTTCCCGATCCAGGACGCACTCATGCAACGGGCACTCGTCGATGGGGCCGACCATCTCTGATCGTTTCGTAGGGCCATAAAGTTTTTTAGATTCCACTTCCACTTCCACTTCTGTTGCGCACATCACTTCGGGCCAAGAGCCCTTTTCAGCGGATTGTGCGATGATGCGAGAGAGTATGGACCAGACAATCTTGTTGAGAGTGCTCGCTGTATCCTTCAACAAATTGGTTCGTGACGCGCCGGGATGGCAAACCTGGACCGTCACGTTCTTTCCTGCGGCTTCGACTCGGCGCTGCAGTTCATAGGCGAACATCATCTGTGCCAGTTTGCTTTGGGCGTAGGAACTCCAGGCGGTGTAATTCTTGTCGAAGTTCAGGTCCTCAAACTGAATTCTCTTCAGGCCCATTTTGTAGGCATTGCTGCCGACGACCACGATGCGTCCCGACGACTGCTCGATCCGATCGTAGAGTAAGCCACACAAGAGGAAGTGACCGAAGTGGTTTACACCAAGCTGGCTCTCAAAGCCGTCCACAGTGATCTCTTGTTTGGCTACTTGTGCGATCGCGGCGTTGCAGATGAACGCGTCGATGCGGGGAGCCTTCTGCGATAACACTCCTGCCGCCTCCCGCACGGAGTCCAGCACTGCCAAGTCCATGGGCACGCAAGTCACGTCAGCGTCGCTGCCATATTCCTGTTTCAAGGTCGCGATGGCGGCGGCTGACTTATCGGCGTTGCGGTTCATCATCACCACTGATGCACCCTTGGATAGAAACACCCGCGATGCCTCAAATCCTGCACCTGCGTTGGCACCAGTAATGATATAGGTCTTGCCGTTGAGCGAACCCAGACGCTCTGGAGTCCATCCCCTCGGGCCAAATTTCTTTTTCGCGGTAGCGGGCATAGGTTCTCTTTTCTCGATCAGGTAGGTCTTGTTACTTGAAATCAAATAGGTTCGGTTTACTCAAACAAATTCGCTACTTGCTCGGCAGAGAACTTGAAAGCTTTGAAGGCAGGAGCAGGACCTTTGTAACGAACGACGACATCTCC
Proteins encoded:
- a CDS encoding SDR family oxidoreductase, with product MPATAKKKFGPRGWTPERLGSLNGKTYIITGANAGAGFEASRVFLSKGASVVMMNRNADKSAAAIATLKQEYGSDADVTCVPMDLAVLDSVREAAGVLSQKAPRIDAFICNAAIAQVAKQEITVDGFESQLGVNHFGHFLLCGLLYDRIEQSSGRIVVVGSNAYKMGLKRIQFEDLNFDKNYTAWSSYAQSKLAQMMFAYELQRRVEAAGKNVTVQVCHPGASRTNLLKDTASTLNKIVWSILSRIIAQSAEKGSWPEVMCATEVEVEVESKKLYGPTKRSEMVGPIDECPLHECVLDREAAAKLWTLSEQKTSLSWSP